tttttatttacttatttattggATTTGTTTTGGAAAATCCTTAAACCcaagtttatttttttcctgCATGGTTTGTTATTAGTCAAAATTTTAGCTACTTAAAAAACCTATTATGTGTGACTTCTAACTTGTTTTATCTTTTTCGCGGTTGTAGGAATTAATGTTCTATGTGGAGTAGCTTTACTTACAATGCCTTATGCAGTGAAAGAAGGAGGCTGGTAGGGCTTTTCATACTCTTTTCCTTTGGCGTCATAAGAGCAACCCCATCAAGGGTTTATAACAGGTTCATGGGCTCAGTATCATAGggccgaataataaaaataaatcatatattggGTTTACTCTCGCGACCCGCCTCTTACGCTTGACCCCATCTGATACGGGTTCACGACAGGTGTCGCATTTTCACTGGGGAAGGGGAGTCGACGTCACGCGGAGGAAAGCGGAGAGAGAATCATTTCTCTCATTTTCGCGTGAAAAGCTAGGGTTTCCTCCTCAGGCGATTTCCCGTGGGACGCCGATCTCTCTTCACTTTTCTCTCCTTTTCTCGATCGATTCGACGCCGGATTATCTCCTCCAGGAGCAGAGGTGAGTATCGACTCGATTCACCGTTTAGATATAAGAGTTTTGTAGTCGGAATCGCTATTGGGAATTCTCAATAAATTTTCTGATCTCGAGTTAGGGTTCGTAATGGAGATGGGTATGACCTACGGTTGTTTAACCTCGTATAGTGATTCTATTGATCGATTAATGGTTCGACTTTTGCGGATCGAAAATAAAATAGGGGTTATCGAGTTagggttgaaaaaaaaatttgggggtTTCGATAAGTGGTTTGAAATCGTAAACTGGGTTGGATAGACGGTTCGTTTGATCGtgttatttacatattttgtgCTAATCATTTCAAGTTTTGTGTTTCAGATGGATCCCTTAGAAGAGATAAGTGATAGTAAGAGGCAACTAGAGTACTTAAACCACCTGGGAAACGTGGCCGATTCGGAATATGGAATGCCCAGAAGATGTGCTTGTGGTGGGAGAATGATTGACGAGCTTCGAGTCAAGGATGAGTTCGACACTCAGCCTGGGAAGCGCTTCTTCAGCTGCGTAAACTACGAGGTTAGATACAAACTCGTGCTACCCTTCATTACTCAGCCTCTTCattattagttaaattttaaaaatatgttctctGATGTGTTTATGGTTTAACCAAGGCTGATGGTTTGCATTATCGTCAGCTTTGGGTTATAGGTgtgcaggaggagatggtaCGCCTGCGTAAGCGTGTTGAGGAGGCTGATGAGGTGATCAAGTGGGTGCCCATTCTCAATAAACAGATTGAGAGTGTTGAGGTTTGTCACTTTGTCTAAGAGTTTCTATTAGAaagttattttttctaaatattgCTTTTTAAATATTCAGTAACAaggtttctttttttccttgtgCAGGCACAAGTTAAAAGGCTGACTTTGCTGCTTGATAAGCTGACTGGTGACGTGTATAACCTCTCAGTGCAGGTGGCTGCTCTGGAGAATGTGTGTTTCGACTGAAATCGAACAGGTAAACATTCAAACTAAACTGAAGTAGAAGTTCTTTCCGCGTAGGTTGTTTGTTGTAGTTGAACTGATACTTAACTTAACTAGGAACTCAACTAGTTTCATTAAATATCTAGAGTAGGAGCTGTACTAGATTTTAGGTTTCATTAAATAGTTGTTGGTTGGTTGCTGTGATGAATGGTCATAAAATGCTTTCTGTCCGAAACTTGTTTGagtttaaaaaattgatttgatgCGTAATGAATGCATTCTGTGATAAACTTGTTGTCTAATTAAGGGTAATGAATGTTTGGTAGTTAGAAACACCTTTTATAGATACTCAAAATCACTCTAAATCACCACGCACTTgtcaaaaaaccaaaaaaaatttaaaacacaaCCCGAAACCAAAATGGATTCCTTTTCTCTTAATTCTCCCGGGTTTGTGAACCTATTATCTTCCCAGTGCAGTCAAACCACTCAAACCATAGATGTAGGATCCTCTGATGTTCCTAAACCGGTGGAGAGGAGAAAGTGGACAACACAAGAAGACATAGTCCTCATCAGTGCCTGGTTGAACACCAGTAAGGATCCCATAGTTAGTAACCAGCAGAAGTTAGGGTCTTTTTGGAAAAGAATAGAGGATTACTTTAATTCAAGCGCTCAGCTCACTGGCTTTGCTCCCAGAGAGTGGAGTcagtgtaagcagaggtggggaaTGGTTAATGAGCAGGTGTGTAAGTTTGTTGGAAGCTATGAGGCGGCTTTGAAAGAGCAAGCTAGTGGCCAAAATGAGAACGATGTCATGAAGTCTGCTCATGACATCTTCTTTAACGACTACCAGGCGAAGTTCACACTTGAACACGCGTGGAGGGAGCTGAGGTTTGATCAAAAGTGGAGATCGACCTCTTGCGCAAAAGATGGTGCAAAGGAGAAACGGAAGGAAGCTGCGGAGTCAGTCCCTGACTCGGATGAGGCTAGGCCTCCTGGTGTGAAGGCTTGCAAAGTAGCCAAACGCAAGAAAAAGGGGAATGAAGCAGCATTTGATCGACTAGAGAGCATTCTAGACTTGAAACGGAACCTAtcgaaacaaaaaatactagaTCGTCTACTCTCTAAGAAACTAGAAACTCTAACTGAGAGTGAGGTGGCTCTGAAGGACAAACTAGTTTCTGAGATGCTCTAGGTGACAATTTGATAATTTGTCTAGTTTTCTATGTTGTTTACTTGATAATTTGCTTAGTTCATTACTTGATAACTGCTTTTACTTAGTTGCGGAAACTCTTAGTTCATTACTTGTTGACTAAAACTTCTCTTCTTCTGTGTCGTTTTGCAGGTGAAGGTTGTTGGTTCTGGAGGTCACGGGTTCTACAAGGTTTATTGCTTCTGCAGGTCACGGGTTCTAGAGGTCACGGGTTCTACTGGCGCAGCACGTTTTTTTCTGAGGTTGATGGGTTATTGTAGTAGTAGTAGTTGTACTGTAGTGTAGTTGATGGGTTGTGCTTCACAGGAAGCATATTGTAATGTAGTGTAGTTGATGGGTTGTGTTTCTAGAGGTCACGGGTTGTACTGGTGACAACACATTTTCAAGTACTTGTTGTTGTTTATGCAAGTGTCACGGATGTTGTATAACATCACTACATAATCTATGTCTCATTTATGCATTGGTCTCATCTTCTTGttcatctcttctctctaaaacaATCAGAACACAACTCTATTTCCCATCTCTTATCTAAACAATCACAACACAACGcccaaacattcttcttctATCAAGCGCAAACATCCTTCTTCTTATCTAACCCCACGCCCAAACATTCGTCTTCTATCAAGACAACCACAAGACAATCCACCCACGCCCACACATTCTTCTTGTAtcaggctttttttttttaaacacttcatcatattttcttcttctatctc
The window above is part of the Brassica napus cultivar Da-Ae chromosome C3, Da-Ae, whole genome shotgun sequence genome. Proteins encoded here:
- the LOC106355401 gene encoding uncharacterized protein LOC106355401 isoform X2; translated protein: MDPLEEISDSKRQLEYLNHLGNVADSEYGMPRRCACGGRMIDELRVKDEFDTQPGKRFFSCVNYEADGLHYRQLWVIGVQEEMVRLRKRVEEADEVIKWVPILNKQIESVEAQVKRLTLLLDKLTGDVYNLSVQVAALENVCFD
- the LOC106355401 gene encoding glutathione S-transferase T3-like isoform X1, which produces MDSFSLNSPGFVNLLSSQCSQTTQTIDVGSSDVPKPVERRKWTTQEDIVLISAWLNTSKDPIVSNQQKLGSFWKRIEDYFNSSAQLTGFAPREWSQCKQRWGMVNEQVCKFVGSYEAALKEQASGQNENDVMKSAHDIFFNDYQAKFTLEHAWRELRFDQKWRSTSCAKDGAKEKRKEAAESVPDSDEARPPGVKACKVAKRKKKGNEAAFDRLESILDLKRNLSKQKILDRLLSKKLETLTESEVALKDKLVSEML